The DNA window TTTTTTGCCATGTCATTGTGACAAGTGATCAAATGTACCTTAGCTTTCATCCGAACGCCGGATAAACCCACAGGATTTTTAATCCGTTCTTGATAATCAATAGCATATTCTTGTGGAATTACATGCAAAATTCGATGTTCGTCACGAATTCGCACAGACCTTGCGGTATAGATCACATTATCAACATCATCTTGCGTGACTTCATCTTCAGAGATAGCCACCATGCCAATTTCATCTTGGCTGCTAATATGTTTACCTGAAATGCTCAGGTAGACAGACGATATTTTCATATCAGCCATCATTTCGGCTTCTTGTTTTGCACGTTGAACCGCTTTAACAACAGACTCCAGGTCGTTTACACCACCTTTATCCATCCCTCTCGATGCACTTTTTCCTAAACCGATAATGTTCAGTTCACCGTCAGGTAATAATTCACCTACAACAACGGCAATTTTTGATGTGCCGACATCTAAACCTACAATTAATTTCCGTTCCATCGACTTAGTCATTATCATTACTCTTTCTTGTCATTTTTCCAGCCAACTGAGAAACCTGTATCATAACGTAAATCTATATAGGCTATTTTTTCTTTATCTAATACTGCAACATAATCGATATAGCGCTGAATCCGTGACATTGCATTTTCTCGTCCTAAACGCAGCATTATACCATTACTTAATTCAACCGTTATTGCATTGCGTAAATTCAGTGTCATCGCGTCTATTTGGTAATTATTAAGCTGCAGCAATCCATTGAATTCGTTGTATTTAGCCAATGTTTGTTTGATTCTATCACTCGGGCTATAAAGTTTCACTAATGATTTTGGTGCTCGATTAGTATCGGCATCAAACACGATTCCATCTTCGTTCAATAATTGCGTATCATTCCACACTGCAACTACGGGTTGTTCTTGAATATACACACGTAATAAATCAGGCCAGCTTTTACGTACCGACGCATGATAAACCCAAGGTAATGATTCAATTTTTCTTTGAATATCATCAACATTTACCGAAAAGTAATTTTCGATCGCCGGTTTTTGCAGTAATACAACGCGAATATCATCATCACTGATATAATCTCGTTCACCTTGAATAATAAGTGCTGACATTGGCATTTTACTGGCATCAGTCAGGTATGCTTCCATACTACTAAACATCCAGCTAAAAAATACTACCACCATAAAAAAGAATAAGAGACCTAAACCACGCTTTAAGCGTGATGGCGCTAATTCTTCCGCACAGGATTCATCCGCTTGAATCTCAAGTTCGGTAAGCGCGTAGATACTATCATCTACGGCTTCATCTCTCGGTGTTGGAATAACAGCAGTCATATCAAGATACGTTTATTAATGCGCGAGCGCTAATACTTTAGAAACTAAACTCTCAAAGTTATACCCAGCAGCGTTGGCTGCCATTGGTACTAAACTTTTTTCAGTCATGCCCGGTACTGTATTTACTTCCAACAATTGGAACTGCCCCTGTGCATCTAACATTGCATCAACACGACCCCAGCCCTCAGCAGCTACTGCACGAAATGCTTTTAATGCATAAGCTTGCAACTGCTGACATTGTTCATCAGTAATGGGAGCTGGACACAAGTATTCAGTGGTATTTGATTGATATTTAGCTTGGTAATCATAAAACGTATTTGGTGTTTTAAGCTGAATAACTGGCAGTACTTCATCACCTAAAATTGCAACCGTGAATTCAGGTCCTTCAATCCATTGCTCAATTAAGATCTCATTATCATACTCAAACGCAGCCGTGACCGCCGTTTCTAATTCCGCGACGTTATGTACTTTAGCCATCCCGATACTGGAACCTTCTTTCGCTGGTTTAATTATCACGGGAGAACCAAGATCTGCAATGATATCGCTTGCTATCGCATTATCAAAATTAATTGGTGTAACAATACGATAAAGCGCAGTCGGTAAACCTTGAGACTGCCAAATTTGTTTAGTACGGATCTTATCCATCGCTAATGCTGCGCCTAAAACCCGGCTACCAGTATAAGGAATAGCAAGCTGTTCTAACGCACCTTGCATCACACCGTCTTCACCACCGCGGCCATGTAGCGCAATAAACGCATGGGTGAAACCATCACCCTTCAGTTGACTAACATCATATTCAGCCGTATCTAAAGCATGTGCATTCACACCTGCACGTTGTAAACCTGCTGTAACTGCGACACCCGATTTTAGTGAGACTTCGCGTTCGGCAGAATTCCCACCAAATAATACTGCTACTTTTTTAGTACTTGTTACGCTCATGATTACTTCTTCCATTGTTTCATCGTACTAACATTCATTTCCATTGCAGCCAATTCCTTAGCAAGTGTCCCCACATTACCAGCACCCTGGGTTAATACCAAATCACCATCTTGTAAATGCTCAGCTAAAATGGCCGGGATTTCATCAGGACTAGAAACAAAAATTGGTTCAATATTGCCACGTTGTCTAATACTACGACATAATGAACGACTATCAGCACCAGGAATGGGTTCTTCACCTGCTGGGTATACTTCTAATAAAAATAACAAATCAACCTTTGATAACACGTTTGCAAAGTCTTCATACAAATCACGGGTGCGTGTATAACGGTGTGGTTGGAATACCGAAACCAAACGTTTTTCAGGCCAGCCTGCTCGTGCAGCAGTAATAGTAACATCAACCTCGGTCGGGTGATGACCATAATCATCAACCAACATCACATTACCTGCACCTGAATCAAATGCACCAAGATGATCAAAACGTCGACCAGTACCCGCAAAATTAGCGAGCGCGGTAATAATAGCGCGATCATCAATGCCATCTTCAGTCGCGACGGCTACTGCAGCTGTCGCATTTAAGGCATTATGTTGACCCGGAGAATTCAAGCTAACACGTAAATCTTCGCGATCTTTCCGACAAATGGTAAAGTGACTTTTATGACCTTTTTGCACATAATCAATAATGCGTACATCGGCATTTTCGGAAAAACCATAAGTCACGACCTGACGACCAATGTCTGGGATCAACTTTTCAATAACAGCATCATCAGCGCACATCACAGCTAAACCGTAAAATGGCAAATTATGCAAAAAATCCATAAAGGTTTTTTCTAATTTAGCAAAGTCACCACCATAAGTATCCATATGGTCAGCTTCGATGTTCGTCACGACAGCAACCATCGGCTGCAGCAGTAAGAATGATGCATCGCTCTCATCCGCTTCAGCAATCAGGTAACGACTTTTACCTAAACCTGCATTGGTGCCAGTGCTCTTTACTAATCCGCCATTAACGAATGTAGGATCTAAGCCTGCTTGATGGTAAATACCTGTCACTAGCGCTGTAGTCGACGTTTTACCATGCGTACCTGCAATTGCAATCCCATGACGAAAACGCATTAATTCTGCTAACATTTCAGCACGTTTAATCACAGGAATACGGTTTTCATGTGCAGCCATAATTTCAGGATTAGTGAGATCGATAGCCGTTGATACCACCACTACACTAGCATTCTCTACATTTTCCGCTTTATGCTCAAAATTAATTTTTGCACCTAATTTGACTAAACGTTCAGTCACAGGATTAGGCGCGAGATCAGACCCCGTAATTTGGTAACCTTCGTTCGCTAATACTTCTGCGATCCCACCCATGCCAGCACCACCGATGCCAACAAAATGAATAGTTTTCACACGACGCATCTCTGGCACTACCGTTCTTAGTTGTGCGATCTTTTGTTCAGGCATTATCTATCTCTCTTAACTTAATGCTGAACAGGTATTTGCGACCTGCTCAGTTGCATCTAGAATAGCAGCACTTCTGGCTGCATTTGACATAGCGACAAGTTGTGCTTCATCGTCAATCCATTGCTGTAATAATTTGGCTAAATCCACGGCATTGAGTTGGCTTTGTGGGAGCAATACCGCGCCACCTGCTTGTACCAATGATTGGGCATTTTTAGTCTGATGATCATCCACTGCATGTGGTAATGGAATAAAAATAGCGGGTAATCCAGCAACAGCCACCTCTGACACCGTCAACGCGCCAGCGCGACACACTACCACATCAGCTTGATGATAAGCTTGCGCCATGTCATCAATAAAATCAGATACTTTAATCTCAGCTGTAACACCAGCAGACTGATAAGCAACATTCACCGCAGTACTATTATTTTTGCCCACTTGATGGCGGATACTAATTTTATCTTGGGGTAATAACGCCAGTGCTGCTGGTAACGTTTCATTTAATACTTTTGCGCCTAAGCTACCACCAACAACCAATACCGTCAGCTTATCTGTGCTTACGTGTGGTAATGCATGTAAAGCCAGTACATCTTCACGTACTGGATTGCCAACCAACAGACCCTGAGAAAATGCACCAGGAAAGGCCATGAGTACACGTTTAGCAATTTTAGCTAATAGACGGTTAGTGAGACCTGCCGCCGCATTTTGCTCATGCAATACCACAGGAATACCTTGTAACCAAGCCGCTACGCCACCCGGTCCACTAGCAAAACCACCCATTCCTAAAACAACATCAGGTTTGAATTTTTTCATCACTTTACGTGCCTGTAACACGGATTTTAAAATTCGAAAGGGTGCAAGGCATAAACGCTTAACTCCGTTACCACGCACCCCTGAAATATCAATGAATGAAATATCAAAACCATGTTGCGGGACTAAATCGGCTTCCATACGATCCGCAGTACCAATCCAATGAATCACCCAGCCCTGCTGTGCTAAATATTTTGCTACCGCAATACCAGGAAATACGTGACCGCCAGTACCACCAGCCATCACTAATAAACGTTTTGTCATAATATTATCTTTCATTGTAATAGATTTAATCAGTTATTAAGGCATAAGTTACTTATACATATGATAACTAACTGGGAGTTGTACAATTTGACATCGACACTTTTTGTGCACGATATTCATAATCGATCCGCAATAGCACAGCCACTGCACAACTCATAATTAATAAGCTCGACCCACCATAACTCACGAGGGGCAATGTTAACCCTTTAGTTGGCAATAACCCGGAGGCTGCACCGACGTTAACCAAGGTTT is part of the Moritella viscosa genome and encodes:
- the ftsQ gene encoding cell division protein FtsQ, with the translated sequence MTAVIPTPRDEAVDDSIYALTELEIQADESCAEELAPSRLKRGLGLLFFFMVVVFFSWMFSSMEAYLTDASKMPMSALIIQGERDYISDDDIRVVLLQKPAIENYFSVNVDDIQRKIESLPWVYHASVRKSWPDLLRVYIQEQPVVAVWNDTQLLNEDGIVFDADTNRAPKSLVKLYSPSDRIKQTLAKYNEFNGLLQLNNYQIDAMTLNLRNAITVELSNGIMLRLGRENAMSRIQRYIDYVAVLDKEKIAYIDLRYDTGFSVGWKNDKKE
- the ddlB gene encoding D-alanine-D-alanine ligase B, whose translation is MEEVIMSVTSTKKVAVLFGGNSAEREVSLKSGVAVTAGLQRAGVNAHALDTAEYDVSQLKGDGFTHAFIALHGRGGEDGVMQGALEQLAIPYTGSRVLGAALAMDKIRTKQIWQSQGLPTALYRIVTPINFDNAIASDIIADLGSPVIIKPAKEGSSIGMAKVHNVAELETAVTAAFEYDNEILIEQWIEGPEFTVAILGDEVLPVIQLKTPNTFYDYQAKYQSNTTEYLCPAPITDEQCQQLQAYALKAFRAVAAEGWGRVDAMLDAQGQFQLLEVNTVPGMTEKSLVPMAANAAGYNFESLVSKVLALAH
- the murC gene encoding UDP-N-acetylmuramate--L-alanine ligase, with the translated sequence MPEQKIAQLRTVVPEMRRVKTIHFVGIGGAGMGGIAEVLANEGYQITGSDLAPNPVTERLVKLGAKINFEHKAENVENASVVVVSTAIDLTNPEIMAAHENRIPVIKRAEMLAELMRFRHGIAIAGTHGKTSTTALVTGIYHQAGLDPTFVNGGLVKSTGTNAGLGKSRYLIAEADESDASFLLLQPMVAVVTNIEADHMDTYGGDFAKLEKTFMDFLHNLPFYGLAVMCADDAVIEKLIPDIGRQVVTYGFSENADVRIIDYVQKGHKSHFTICRKDREDLRVSLNSPGQHNALNATAAVAVATEDGIDDRAIITALANFAGTGRRFDHLGAFDSGAGNVMLVDDYGHHPTEVDVTITAARAGWPEKRLVSVFQPHRYTRTRDLYEDFANVLSKVDLLFLLEVYPAGEEPIPGADSRSLCRSIRQRGNIEPIFVSSPDEIPAILAEHLQDGDLVLTQGAGNVGTLAKELAAMEMNVSTMKQWKK
- the murG gene encoding UDP-N-acetylglucosamine--N-acetylmuramyl-(penta peptide) pyrophosphoryl-undecaprenol N-acetylglucosamine transferase → MKDNIMTKRLLVMAGGTGGHVFPGIAVAKYLAQQGWVIHWIGTADRMEADLVPQHGFDISFIDISGVRGNGVKRLCLAPFRILKSVLQARKVMKKFKPDVVLGMGGFASGPGGVAAWLQGIPVVLHEQNAAAGLTNRLLAKIAKRVLMAFPGAFSQGLLVGNPVREDVLALHALPHVSTDKLTVLVVGGSLGAKVLNETLPAALALLPQDKISIRHQVGKNNSTAVNVAYQSAGVTAEIKVSDFIDDMAQAYHQADVVVCRAGALTVSEVAVAGLPAIFIPLPHAVDDHQTKNAQSLVQAGGAVLLPQSQLNAVDLAKLLQQWIDDEAQLVAMSNAARSAAILDATEQVANTCSALS